Proteins encoded within one genomic window of Argiope bruennichi chromosome 7, qqArgBrue1.1, whole genome shotgun sequence:
- the LOC129975019 gene encoding uncharacterized protein LOC129975019: MVGGAVGARIFVPFCMGFSDTSPRFPITEDTRFLILHTPKTFHKVSPFLVQKLITSFIGDVKSTKKLPSGDLLIETSSKAQIAAIQKLTKLGDFPVEVTPHRTLNFSRGVISDIDLFDCSETELVQELRSQKVCAAHRIKIKRNGTLIPTKHVILTFSSPELPKFIRAGYVQSKVKPYVPNPLRCFKCQRFGHSQGTCRGSLRCAKCSADDHETSVCSSQALKCLNCSGPHPAYSRDCPKWKMEKEIQSLKVKRNITYAEARKFVLDRTPKPGLSYSGAMKSTLKCTGSQTEITDIITTNTCSCKHLAQESVKINNFQKTETSRNQASTSTKNSPPLSQSKDSEFSLARFPKKKRKKAKSPSAKRSDTEIPPKPPDIPTTSDSVLSICPSTSDISDVEMDQHFPNKSPPGGHT; the protein is encoded by the coding sequence atggtgggcggtgccgtcggagcTCGAATTTTTGTCCCTTTTTGCATGGGTTTTTCAGACACTTCGCCACGTTTTCCTATCACCGAAGATACTAGATTTCTAATCTTACACACGCCAAAGACCTTTCATAAAGTTTCACCTTTTCTAGTTCAAAAATTGATCACTTCATTTATTGGTGATGTTAAATCTACAAAAAAACTTCCATCTGGGGATCTTTTAATTGAGACCTCATCAAAAGCTCAGATTGCTGCTATACAGAAATTAACAAAACTTGGAGACTTCCCTGTAGAGGTAACTCCTCACAGGACGCTGAATTTTTCTAGAGGGGTCATCTCTGATATAGATCTTTTTGATTGTTCAGAGACTGAACTCGTTCAGGAATTACGTTCTCAAAAAGTTTGTGCAGCTCATCGTATAAAAATTAAACGCAACGGCACATTGATTCCAACAAAACATGTCATTCTGACCTTCAGTAGTCCAGAACTTCCGAAATTTATACGAGCTGGCTACGTACAATCCAAAGTTAAACCTTATGTTCCTAATCCTCTGCGTTGCTTCAAATGTCAGAGATTCGGACATTCACAGGGAACTTGCCGTGGCAGCCTTAGATGTGCTAAATGCTCAGCTGATGACCATGAAACGTCAGTTTGTAGCTCTCAAGCTTTGAAATGTTTAAACTGCTCTGGACCCCACCCTGCTTATTCTCGTGATTGTCCTAAATGGAAGATGGAGAAAGAAATCCAAAGCctgaaagttaaaagaaatatcaccTATGCAGAAGCGAGAAAGTTTGTTTTAGACAGGACACCTAAACCTGGCCTTTCTTATAGTGGAGCCatgaaatcaacattaaaatgtaCTGGCTCTCAGACAGAGATTACAGACATTATAACTACGAACACATGTTCTTGTAAACATTTGGCTCAGGAATCAGTTAAGatcaataactttcaaaaaactGAAACCAGCCGAAATCAAGCTTCTACTTCGACAAAAAATTCTCCACCTCTTTCTCAATCCAaagattctgaattttctttggCTCGTTTCCCTAAGAAGAAACGCAAGAAAGCAAAATCTCCAAGTGCCAAAAGATCTGACACTGAGATCCCTCCTAAACCTCCAGATATCCCTACTACTTCAGATTCTGTTCTATCAATTTGTCCATCTACATCTGATATCTCTGATGTAGAAATGGATCAACATTTTCCTAATAAATCGCCCCCAGGAGGCCATACGTAG